TTATTTTCCTAAAAAGAAATAAGCCTATGCCAACTAGGCTATGGCTCAAAAAAAAGCTGCTACAATGGGCACACGAAGAATAAGGGTTTTAAGAAAATGACAAGCGATGCACCATCAAGACACATAAAAGCACTTAAAGAGGGCGAAATTAGCCAAGAAAGAGAACAATCCCCTCGCTTGAAATTGGAAGACTATATTGCCATGCAAGTAAAACGTAAGCGGATGGCTCAAAATCTGAAAATTGCCGATGTCGCCCGTATAGCAAAGCTCAGTCAAGGCATGGTAAGCAAAATAGAAAACGCGCAAGTATCGACTAGCTTAGATACCCTTGGACGTTTATGTGATGCGATTGGCCTATCTATTTCACAACTCTTTGCCGACTATGACCGTCCCGAAGGAGGGGCGCAACACACAAAAGCAGGCCAAGGAATGGAAGTAGTAAGAAGAGGAACAGAAAAAGGACATACTTACCATCTACTGAATTACACTCGCGGTGAAACTCAGATTGTTGAGCCTTTTCTCATCACGATGGACGATGCAAGCGAAATATTCCCAACATTTTCCCATCCCGGTCAGGAGTTTATTTATATTCTAGAAGGGGAGATCATGTATCGTCATGGTAATAAGCTTTACCACATGGAAAAAGGGGATTCTTTATCTTTCGATTCCAGCATTCCACACGGGCCAGAAGAATTGCTTGAAGTACCTATCAAACTGTTATCTTTTATCACTCACAGTAACGATATATAGTAACCTAATACATCAAGCTATGACTCCTATCTGCATACTATCTACTTGAGTTTAGGGTCTATCCTGCCCTAATTAGGGGTACATCTAACTCTACTAGGGCTTGACTTTCAATTAAATATATATGAAATTTCACATATATTATTTATCACATATTTAAACTATGACGCCCTTAGCTTTTTATAAATGTTTGGCTGACGACACTCGCTTAAAGACCTTATTACTGATTTCTCAGACAGGTGAAGCCTGCGTTTGTGATCTACAAGAAGCCTTACAATTAGACCAACCCAAAACCTCACGCCACCTTGCAGAACTACGTAAATGTGGAATTTTGCAGGATCAACGCCGAGGCAAATGGGTGTATTACCAGATTCATGAGCAGCTACCGGAGTGGGCAAAACAAGTCATTCAGGACACAGCTCAACACAACCCTGACTATTATCAGCAAGCCTTAGATATTTTAAAAACATGCCAAACGGCATCCAACCATTGTTGCTAACCATGAGGTTGATATGAAAATTTTGTACATCTGCACTCACAATCGTTGTCGCAGTATTTTGTCTGAAGCCATTACCAATGGCATGTCAGGCAATCTGATCGAAGCCAAAAGCGCTGGCAGCCAACCTGTGGGTGAAGTGCATCCCTTATCCATAAAATATTTACAACAAGCAGGCTATTCAACTGAGCATCTACAAAGCCAGTCGTGGGATGACTTTGAAGATTTCGCTCCTGATTTGGTCATTACCGTATGTGACTCAGCGGCTGGTGAAACCTGCCCAGTTTACTTTGGTAAGAGTTTAAAAATGCATTGGGGACTGACTGATCCTTCCAAACTGGAAGCAAATGAAGAGCACAAGCAGCAAGCTTTTATGGCCTGCATTAAGACCATTGAAGAGAGGGTCGCACAACTAAAGGTCTTGGCCTCTCGCCAATTGGATAAAAATCAGTTGAAATTTGAACTTGAGATATTGGGAGCCCAATAATGAGTCTGCAAGATAATTCGCTACCAAATGTCGACATAGAGCAGTTTCACGTCCCTCATCACGATCAATTACAGGTTCAACCCAGCACTCACAAACCGCGCATTTTATTGCTTTATGGTTCCTTGCGAGAGCGCTCTTACAGTCGCTTAGTCGTGGAAGAAAGCGCGCGTATACTCACGGCGATGGGCGCTGAAACGCGTATTTTTAACCCAACTGGGCTACCGCAAACTGACACTGAAGACGAACATAACCCCAAGGTAAAAGAACTGAGGGAGCTCATGATGTGGTCAGAAGGGCAAGTCTGGTGCTCTCCTGAGCGTCACGGTTCGATGAGCAGCATTTTCAAAAGCCAGATCGACTGGGTGCCATTAAGCCTTGGCGGTGTCAGACCAACACAAGGGAAAACCTTAGCGGTCATGCAAGTGTGCGGCGGCTCTCAATCTTTCAACACAGTCAAT
The window above is part of the Marinomonas sp. THO17 genome. Proteins encoded here:
- a CDS encoding metalloregulator ArsR/SmtB family transcription factor, whose translation is MTPLAFYKCLADDTRLKTLLLISQTGEACVCDLQEALQLDQPKTSRHLAELRKCGILQDQRRGKWVYYQIHEQLPEWAKQVIQDTAQHNPDYYQQALDILKTCQTASNHCC
- the arsH gene encoding arsenical resistance protein ArsH, which produces MSLQDNSLPNVDIEQFHVPHHDQLQVQPSTHKPRILLLYGSLRERSYSRLVVEESARILTAMGAETRIFNPTGLPQTDTEDEHNPKVKELRELMMWSEGQVWCSPERHGSMSSIFKSQIDWVPLSLGGVRPTQGKTLAVMQVCGGSQSFNTVNQMRILGRWMRMVTIPNQSSVAKAFLEFAEDGRMKPSPYYNRIVDVMEELMKFTLLLRDNKKVFVDRYSERVESAEELSKRVNQKSI
- a CDS encoding XRE family transcriptional regulator codes for the protein MTSDAPSRHIKALKEGEISQEREQSPRLKLEDYIAMQVKRKRMAQNLKIADVARIAKLSQGMVSKIENAQVSTSLDTLGRLCDAIGLSISQLFADYDRPEGGAQHTKAGQGMEVVRRGTEKGHTYHLLNYTRGETQIVEPFLITMDDASEIFPTFSHPGQEFIYILEGEIMYRHGNKLYHMEKGDSLSFDSSIPHGPEELLEVPIKLLSFITHSNDI
- a CDS encoding arsenate reductase ArsC: MKILYICTHNRCRSILSEAITNGMSGNLIEAKSAGSQPVGEVHPLSIKYLQQAGYSTEHLQSQSWDDFEDFAPDLVITVCDSAAGETCPVYFGKSLKMHWGLTDPSKLEANEEHKQQAFMACIKTIEERVAQLKVLASRQLDKNQLKFELEILGAQ